The following are encoded together in the Schistocerca americana isolate TAMUIC-IGC-003095 chromosome 6, iqSchAmer2.1, whole genome shotgun sequence genome:
- the LOC124619763 gene encoding uncharacterized protein LOC124619763, whose amino-acid sequence MPRSSKVFKKVRKCQASRCSKDNLKTSPIITNGNDTSTKKASASRRKIDSCQSLDDCGSDTQATSGFRLIDLKILSDIISSACVCADCGAKSLRLYDEENRIGIVCMLHLTCESCHSDTAFRTSASSNRIYEANMRLIYGMRCLGIGREGTRLFCGIMNMPQPSARYTTGNKTLLSALQEEVEENLKSSAKEAVKMNSELKTEADNTPDTDLCVSCDGTWMKRGHTSLYGVSSVISVDTGKILDVQVMSKYCYSCVLGKRAGEVEENKWQVEHKKVCCRNYSGSSGGMEPAAMKLMFHRSVEKYGVRYTKYLGDGDSSSFKTVLESEPYGPHCAIEKLECVGHVQKRMGGRLLKLKRELKGRKLEDGKLLGGPNRLTDKEIHSLQVYYGKAIRDNSGNLNNMQKAVWSIYFHKLSTDDKPVHNLCDISWCKFKQAERDGMNYSHKHSLPVAVLSAIKPTFRCLAEPDLLRKCVHGKTQNPNESYNSLIWKRCPKTTFVSTIIVEIAAYDACLVFNNGNLGRIKTLQRLGFHPGAFTYSILKDIDDKRVAAADITANKIEQQVNQRRQAKKRLLADEEEYAYGLH is encoded by the coding sequence ATGCCGCGTTCTAGTAAGGTGTTTAAAAAGGTTAGAAAGTGTCAAGCTTCTCGATGTAGTAAAGACAACTTGAAAACCAGCCCCATAATAACAAATGGAAACGATACTTCAACCAAGAAAGCGAGTGCTTCGAGAAGGAAAATTGACAGCTGTCAATCACTTGATGATTGTGGCTCAGACACTCAAGCTACTAGTGGTTTTAGGCTTATTGATTTGAAAATACTATCTGATATTATATCATCTGCTTGTGTATGTGCTGACTGTGGTGCAAAAAGTTTGAGATTATATGACGAAGAAAACAGAATTGGAATAGTGTGTATGTTGCATCTTACTTGTGAAAGCTGTCATTCAGACACTGCTTTTAGAACTTCGGCATCAAGTAACCGGATATATGAAGCAAATATGCGTTTAATATATGGCATGAGATGTTTGGGCATAGGCAGGGAAGGTACCAGACTGTTTTGTGGGATCATGAACATGCCACAACCAAGTGCTAGGTACACCACTGGAAATAAAACACTGCTAAGTGCTCTTCAAGAGGAAGTGGAAGAAAACTTGAAGTCCTCTGCAaaggaagctgtgaagatgaatAGTGAACTAAAGACAGAAGCAGATAACACGCCAGACACCGATTTGTGTGTGTCATGTGATGGAACGTGGATGAAGCGTGGACATACATCACTGTATGGAGTATCATCTGTCATTAGTGTTGATACTGGAAAAATTCTTGACGTTCAGGTAATGAGCAAATATTGCTATAGCTGTGTACTCGGAAAGAGAGCtggtgaagtggaagaaaataagtggcAGGTTGAACACAAGAAAGTGTGCTGTAGAAATTATTCTGGTTCTAGTGGTGGAATGGAACCTGCAGCTATGAAACTTATGTTCCATCGAAGTGTGGAAAAGTACGGTGTTAGATACacaaaataccttggtgatggtgactcCAGCTCCTTCAAAACTGTTTTGGAAAGTGAACCTTATGGTCCCCATTGTgctatagaaaagttggaatgtgttggacatgtgcaaaaacgaatgggaggcagacttttaaaattgaaacgTGAATTGAAGGGCAGgaaacttgaggatggaaaactttTAGGTGGTCCCAACAGACTCACAGACAAAGAAATTCATTCTTTACAAGTGTACTATGGCAAGGCAATAAGGGACAACAGTGGAAATTTGAATAACATGCAGAAGGCTGTGTGGtctatttattttcataaactatCCACAGATGACAAACCTGTACataatttgtgtgacatatcgtgGTGCAAATTCAAGCAGGCTGAGCGTGATGGCATGAActattcacacaagcacagtttACCTGTGGCTGTTTTAAGTGCTATAAAACCAACATTTAGGTGTTTAGCAGAGCCAGACCTCCTACGAAAGTGTgtgcatggaaagacacaaaaccctaatgaaagttacaactcACTGATTTGGAAACGTTGCCCaaaaacaacatttgtttcaacaattattgttgaaattgctgcatatgatgcttgtttagtttttaacaatggtaatcttggaagaataaaaactctacagaggctaggatttCATCCAGGAGCTTTCACCTATTCAATATTGAAGGACATCGATGACAAAAGAGTTGCTGCGGCTGATATTACAGCCAATAAAATTGAACAGCAGGTTAACCAAAGAAGACAAGCAAAGAAGAGACTGCTTGCAGATGAAGAGGAGTATGCATATGGCTTGCACTAG